Genomic segment of Arachis stenosperma cultivar V10309 chromosome 4, arast.V10309.gnm1.PFL2, whole genome shotgun sequence:
caaggcatgACAAGGGAACCTGCAATTGCACTACACATAACAACCCTAAGTCCTtcatggctagaccccatcacTAACTACCTAGAACACGGCCAAGTCCCTGGTGACGAAAAGGATGCGGTGAAATTAAGGAGAGAAGCGGCCAAATACGCCGTCATCCAAGGACAGCTGTTCAGAAAAGGGCTCAGCCAGCCCCTACTGAAGTGCCTACACCCCGACCAAACGGACtacgtcctcagggaagtccaCGAGGGCTGCTGTGGGCACCACATCGGAGGAAAAGCCCTAGCAAGAAAGTTGATCCGAGCTGGGTACTACTGGCCGTCGATGATGGCAGATTCCAAAGAGTTTGTCAAAAAGTGCATAAAGTGCCAACAGAATGCCAACTTTGCCAAGGCACCAGCAAACGAGTTGAGCTTGCTGACGACCTCCCGGCCATTCGCTCAATGGGGAATCGACCTCTTAGGGCCCTTCCCTGTCGGCCCTGGGCAGGTCAAATATCTCATAGTGGCAATTGATTACTAtaccaaatggatagaagccgaaccATTGGCTAGCATATCCTCAGCCAATTGCAGAAAATTCATGTGGAGGTAGGTGATAACACGGTTCGGGATACCAGAagtcgtcatctcggacaacggcACACAATTTgctgacaaaaagttcacagAATTTCTCAACGGCCTAGGTATAAGGCAAAGGTTCTCTTCGGTAGAACACCCTCGGACGAACGGACAAGTGGAGTCCGCCAACAAGGTTATCCTCTCAGGCctaaagaagaggttggacaacaaaaagggtgcttgggccgacgagctAGCGTCGGTCCTCTGGTCTTACCGAACAACCGAGCAGTCCTCCACCAAGGAAACTCCTTTCCGGTTAACGTACGGGGTGGACGCGGTAATACCCGTAGAAATCGGAGAACCAAGCCCACGACTTCTTTTGAAAGGGGTGGAGGAAGCCGTAGAAAAGGACCTGATAGAGGAAGCCCGAGAAATGGCCCACTTGACAGAAACGGCGCTAAAACAAAGAGTGGCGCTCcgctacaacaccaaagtgctcaagaGGGAATTTGAGCCAAACGACCTCGTCCTGAGGCGAAATGATATCGGCCTGCCGACCCCCGGAGAAGGCAAGCTGGCGGCCAACTGGGAAGGCCCATATAGAGTCAAGAAAGTGATGGGAAAAGGAGCATTCAAACTAGAAAGACTCGACGGCAAGGAAGTCCCGAGAACTTGGAATGCGGACAACCTAagaagattctactcctagaGGAAGGGCCGGCGCGCCGACCAGGCTAGCTAAGTAGTCGTTTTGCTCATTTATCTCTTGAAATTCTCATAGCGATTTACGTGTCCTTTATACGACTGCTGAATAAGACATACTTGTGCAAATTCTCCATTCTTTTACCTCCGTTTTTCAGATAAATCGTCTTGTCATGACTAACGACAACGCCTaacccgggactgatcaccccgggaggtCACCAACTACCATTGTAACAAACAACTACACGAGAGCCCACGGGCCGCCGATATAAACAACTATAAACCAAAAACGGTTATTAGAAGCGATAACGCAATCGGACAAGTAAGAAAAACTTTATCGCGACAACACGagcaagcaactaaaaagtcaTTGTTCACAAGCCAAAATTAAAACGGCTAAGACTAAATTGTTCATAGGCCAAAACGGCTAAAATCAAGTGTTTACAAGCCAAAACAAAACGGCTAAACAAGAAACGACGAAACAAAGAGTTCATTTCTTGGGAGCATCGACAACTTGGCCATCCTTAATAATCTTGAAAACACCAATAGCCGACGTGTCGAACTCAGGGGCAACAATTTTAATTTGAGCCTTCAAGGCTTCCTCGGTACCCAAAATCGCGCCTTTACCCTGTTTGACGACGTCTTTGTACTTAGCCTTCCACGTTGCCAGTTCGGCCTCTACGGCCTGCTTCTCCTTCTCGACCTCGGCAGCACGCTTCTGCGCCTCACCGACCTGTTTCTCCAATGCCATCTCACGCTCAACCAACCGTTCAACCGTCGCGTCCGattctttctgctttttctcAGCGGTTGTGGCCTTCTGTTCGGCGGCAGTGGCTTTCTGCTCGGCAGCAGTGACCTTCTTCTCGGCGGCATCTAGTTTCTCTGAAGACTGAGTCAGCTGCTCCCGAAGAGTTTCAACTTCACTCTTCAACTCATTATTGGCCTTCCCACTGGCCTCCAACCTCCTGTGGAGGGACTCCATCTCGGACAGCTCAAACTCGGCCTTCCGGGCTATCACGGCGCCCCGCAGGAGTGTtcggtacatccacctcgcctgccCGGCAAGGGATGACTCGTGGAAGTACTCCTCAGTGCCAGGGATCAATTGGGTATCTATGAAGTTGCTCGCATCAAAGTTCCTCTCCATGACGGTGAGGACCCCTTCAGGGCTTGACGACGCCGTAGAgactttcttcctctttctcttcagGCCGGAGACTTCTACcacctcctcctcatcatccggAGTGGGCACCGAACCCCCAATCCCGGTCACCTCACGGATAGGGGAAACGTGGACCGCCTTGCCACCTTCTACCATGGCGCCCTGAGCCGAGGTTCCGATCCCGTCGGTTGCGGCCCTCTGCTCGGGAGCATCCTGGCCCTCCGGAGGAGCATCAGGTCCCTCGGGGGTAGGCTGCTCGTCACCCTCCTCGTCATCACCACCGGCAAGAAAGGTTTGAAACAAGTCGGCAAGGCCCGTCACCGACGCAGACATATCCACTGCAGGAAAACAAAGAAGGTCGGTTAGTCGCCACACAATatcaataaaaggaaaaaagacaAAGGGCAAAGTGAAAAGCTCctcacaaatataattacgGCCGGACTCCCTGTCACCCATGAGGAGATGGGGATTTACCGGGTTCTTCCCAAAAACTGCGTTTAGCACCTCGGCAATCTGCTTATCTACTGCCGACATGCTTTTATAATTTACCTTAATAAAACTATTGGACCCTGCCCCGAAGCTCCAATAAGTCGGGATGAGCCGTACCCCCTCCAAAGACAACCAAAAGGGGTGACGACCTTTGGCAGGGCGGACCTTAAAATACTTGTCCTTAAACCCATGGTAGGAATCTTCAAACAAACCGAAGATCTTCCGACCCTGGGCAGCacggaaggacatgaacccttTTCTATGTTTTCCCTCCTTGGAAGGGTTTGTGAGGgtaaagaagaagaggaagacatccacggacaccggcagttcgagatattcacagaccatctcgaaacagcggatcgaagcccaactgttcggatgcaactgcgacggtGACACGGAAATTCGGTTTAAGAGCGCCATTTGAAAGGCTGAGAAAGGAATGCGAACTCCGACTTGAGTGAACATGGCtttgtagaaccaaatccagtcggcgACCTGGCGGGGTTGGAAGTTGATTTCGTACAAACGCTCGTGAGGAGCCGGGACGAAAACGTCGTAATTGGCCTCCTCGTCGGTCCCGCCGCACAAATACTcggcttgtcggaactcggtgagctcctcctcgcccATTTGATTGGGTGAATCCCTTACATCAGAGACGACCCAAGCATACTGGTCGTACGCCGCAGGGTTGACGGATGCCCGGGAGAccgtgcgagccatacctacatgggggTACCATCCAGTTAGTCTAAGAGATCGGTTGCTCAGGCCGAACGCAAACATCACCCTCACGACTTCTCGACTAAGGCTAAACAAGACTGAATGGCTAAAAGAACGAGAAAAAAGCCTACCCTGGAATGGTACTTTCCCCCTAACACATCTACTCGCAACTAAAAGGCTACAACGTCGAAAAACCAAATAACAAGCATACAGAAATAATGCATAAAAGGGAGGTTGATCAGAAAATTACCTGAATTGAGGAAAAAGAGATGGAGTTGCAAAACTGGGAAAATGCAGGATAGATGAATGAAGGCACCACAATAATGCTCCGAAATCTCGCCAcagggaagaaaaagaagagaaatggGAAGTGTGATAAAACACAGAAGCACAAAACCGACTGTTTAAAAAACTGCTCCCCCAAAGCGCGAAAACACCTGGGGGCAGAATAGTCTTTTCAAACGGGGTTTTTCcaccccattatgagcattcaatGCTCGGCACGAGAAACGGAGCGACGAAACGGTTGCCTACGCAAACCAAAGGACACGCGCGTTGAGAGCGCCTCCTCCCCACGAGCGGCCGACCAGACGACATGCGAAACTACACGCCATTGGTAGCTCCCATGACCAccattggcgcgtgggggcactgttatGGCCTGGCCCAAGGTCCACACGGGTCGACCCGGCCCAAGTTCTACCCGACCCGGATGCCTGCActccaaccgacccggacacgcgtcctgtacggctCACACCCGGCTGCATGGCAGCGTCCTTGGAGAATTGGGCCTGACCTCACGTGGGGCCCATTACTGACATGTATAaaaggggaagattggctcttcccccgaggtacgtcacttTCTACATCACTCCCCCTGCTTGTACGatttctgacttgagcgtcg
This window contains:
- the LOC130975556 gene encoding uncharacterized protein LOC130975556, which produces MADFLVEVTGDPGEDMGTRWKLHVDGASNQTFGGAGIILESPNGVVYEQSVRFEFPISNNQAEYEALIGGLTLATEVGAKRLEVCSDSQVVTSQVNGSYQAKDPLLQKYLEKVKSLSQKFDEVTVQHVPRERNTRADLLSKLASTKPGEGNRSLIQGMTREPAIALHITTLSPSWLDPITNYLEHGQVPGDEKDAVKLRREAAKYAVIQGQLFRKGLSQPLLKCLHPDQTDYVLREVHEGCCGHHIGGKALARKLIRAGYYWPSMMADSKEFVKKCIKCQQNANFAKAPANELSLLTTSRPFAQWGIDLLGPFPVGPGQVITRFGIPEVVISDNGTQFADKKFTEFLNGLGIRQRFSSVEHPRTNGQVESANKVILSGLKKRLDNKKGAWADELASVLWSYRTTEQSSTKETPFRLTYGVDAVIPVEIGEPSPRLLLKGVEEAVEKDLIEEAREMAHLTETALKQRVALRYNTKVLKREFEPNDLVLRRNDIGLPTPGEGKLAANWEGPYRVKKVMGKGAFKLERLDGKEVPRTWNADNLRRFYS